In one window of Deltaproteobacteria bacterium DNA:
- a CDS encoding C39 family peptidase codes for MIFPALADDFATGKIPLNPYGIRSPNPYVVNRVIEDGNLIDEVIVPGRPSPPEGFNDQVAWVLESNVAAGTNIIANVPALTWVFGCSATSAAMMFGHYDNAGYPNMYAGPTNGGVFPMTNAVWGTVAINGETRALCPLSATRLGLDNRTVNGHVDDYWINTGDPGPDPFIGNWAEHPHGECTADFMGTNQSSFDNEDGFTRFWFYPNGAPLYDYTASEPAKRDGCHGLRLFVESRGYAVQASGNFSQYIYGYNGNTQGYAFADYKAEIDAGRPVMLHLEGHTVLGHGYDDVTSTVFFHDTWDYSDHAMTWGGVYLGMPHFGVSVLRLAPIAPVPPAAPALMLSVYGTTVVGLWNSVPEAAGYIVSYAPYPYTGPETIGSFDMGTQTWFSVELWRGAAFYVAVQAYNSAGRSDYSNLLYFIMN; via the coding sequence TTGATTTTTCCGGCGCTTGCAGACGATTTTGCTACGGGAAAAATACCCTTAAATCCGTACGGCATCCGCTCACCCAACCCGTATGTTGTGAACAGGGTTATCGAGGATGGAAACCTTATCGATGAGGTCATTGTCCCGGGCCGGCCGAGTCCCCCGGAAGGCTTCAATGATCAGGTTGCATGGGTTCTGGAATCAAATGTCGCCGCTGGGACGAACATTATTGCCAATGTGCCTGCGCTGACCTGGGTTTTCGGGTGCTCTGCCACGTCCGCCGCCATGATGTTCGGCCATTATGACAACGCGGGGTATCCCAATATGTACGCAGGCCCCACAAATGGGGGCGTGTTCCCAATGACGAACGCCGTATGGGGTACCGTGGCAATTAACGGGGAGACACGGGCATTATGTCCCCTCAGCGCCACACGCCTGGGTCTTGACAATCGAACCGTCAATGGACATGTGGATGATTACTGGATAAACACGGGCGATCCGGGGCCGGACCCGTTTATCGGTAACTGGGCAGAGCATCCCCATGGCGAATGCACAGCCGATTTTATGGGAACCAACCAGTCTTCATTTGATAACGAGGATGGATTCACGAGATTCTGGTTTTATCCCAACGGTGCCCCTCTCTATGATTATACCGCCTCTGAACCGGCCAAACGGGACGGCTGCCACGGTCTGCGGCTTTTTGTCGAATCCAGGGGATACGCCGTACAGGCCTCGGGGAATTTTTCCCAGTATATTTACGGCTATAACGGTAATACCCAAGGGTATGCCTTTGCTGATTACAAGGCTGAAATTGACGCCGGCCGGCCTGTTATGTTGCATCTTGAAGGTCACACCGTGTTAGGACATGGATATGACGATGTCACATCGACTGTTTTCTTCCATGATACATGGGACTACAGCGACCACGCAATGACCTGGGGAGGCGTCTATTTAGGCATGCCGCATTTCGGCGTGAGTGTGCTCCGGCTGGCTCCGATTGCCCCGGTTCCGCCTGCGGCGCCGGCATTGATGCTGTCGGTCTATGGAACCACGGTTGTGGGTTTATGGAATTCCGTGCCCGAGGCAGCCGGGTATATCGTCTCTTACGCCCCGTATCCCTATACCGGTCCTGAGACAATCGGAAGCTTTGATATGGGGACCCAGACGTGGTTTTCAGTCGAGCTCTGGAGGGGAGCCGCCTTCTACGTGGCTGTCCAGGCGTACAACAGCGCTGGACGCAGTGATTATTCCAATCTCTTGTATTTTATTATGAATTGA